In Pseudomonas sp. MYb327, one DNA window encodes the following:
- a CDS encoding efflux RND transporter periplasmic adaptor subunit, translated as MLRRRMLIMLGVVLLIVLVLAGYKAFSIYTMIQGFTAPKPPISVAVATAIERPWQARLPTVGTLTALQGVDLSLETDGTVIDLQFESGQKVKAGQPLLRLDSAVETALLETAQADLGLAQLDYGRGSQLVGSQAISKGEFDRLSAVLKKSKATVNQLKAALGKKSIVAPFSGTIGIRQVDIGDYLASGTMIATLQDLSSLYVDFFVPEQSVPKIALGQPVEIIVAAYPTQTFPGKISAINPKLENSTRNMQVRATLANPDGKLLPGMFASLQVMLPDPQPRIVVPESAITYTLYGNSLYVVAEKKAEDGSIEKDDKGQPILIAERRFIETGERRDGLVMITKGVKNGEKVVTAGQIKLDNGAHIAISDDKTLAEKNSQPRAD; from the coding sequence ATGCTGCGTCGCCGCATGCTGATCATGTTGGGTGTTGTTCTGTTGATCGTGCTGGTCCTGGCCGGTTACAAAGCCTTCTCCATCTACACGATGATTCAAGGTTTCACCGCGCCCAAACCACCGATCAGTGTCGCCGTGGCCACCGCCATCGAACGGCCCTGGCAGGCGCGACTGCCTACTGTCGGCACGCTAACGGCGCTGCAAGGCGTGGACCTGAGCCTCGAAACAGACGGCACCGTCATCGATTTGCAGTTCGAGTCGGGGCAGAAGGTCAAGGCCGGTCAGCCCCTCCTGCGCCTCGACAGCGCCGTGGAAACTGCCCTGCTTGAAACCGCTCAGGCCGACCTTGGGCTGGCCCAGCTCGATTACGGTCGCGGCAGTCAACTGGTCGGTAGCCAGGCCATTTCCAAAGGTGAGTTCGACCGACTGTCGGCGGTGCTGAAAAAGAGCAAAGCCACGGTCAATCAACTCAAGGCTGCGCTCGGCAAAAAAAGCATCGTCGCCCCCTTCAGCGGGACCATCGGCATTCGTCAGGTGGACATTGGCGACTATCTGGCCAGCGGCACCATGATTGCCACCCTGCAAGACCTTAGCAGTCTATACGTCGACTTTTTCGTGCCGGAGCAGTCGGTGCCGAAAATCGCCCTCGGCCAGCCGGTTGAAATCATCGTCGCGGCTTATCCGACGCAAACCTTCCCCGGCAAAATCAGCGCGATCAACCCCAAGCTCGAGAACAGCACGCGCAATATGCAGGTGCGCGCCACGCTGGCCAACCCCGATGGAAAGCTGCTGCCAGGCATGTTCGCCAGCTTACAGGTCATGCTGCCCGACCCGCAGCCGCGCATCGTCGTGCCGGAAAGCGCGATTACCTACACGCTGTACGGCAACTCGCTGTATGTCGTCGCAGAGAAAAAAGCCGAAGACGGCAGCATCGAAAAAGACGACAAGGGCCAACCGATCCTGATTGCCGAACGGCGTTTCATTGAGACTGGCGAACGTCGCGACGGGTTGGTGATGATCACCAAAGGCGTGAAGAACGGCGAAAAAGTGGTGACTGCCGGCCAGATCAAACTGGACAACGGCGCGCACATCGCCATCAGCGACGACAAGACCCTAGCCGAGAAGAACAGTCAGCCTCGCGCTGACTGA